The sequence TAACAGAGTTTCTCTCTCCTGTCCAATAATTCGTTCGATAATATTGTTTTCGCGCGTAATTAACTTCCTAGCTAGCAGGTGAACCGGTCCTCGTGGCCTCCTCCCTCGTGAAATTACCGATTGCCAGCTGCTCTATAAAACCAATAACCGTCACAAAACACAGTTACCCGGCAACGACCGCTCGAAAATTATCCGCTGGAGAAGACACGTCGGAAGAATCGAGAGAGAAACACGTGGATGCTGAtagatttttctaaataagaCGAACTTCGTATTGCCTCTTGCTCGTTGACGCGGATAATAATCTTATCGATACATATTCTAggaaatcttgaaaattctGATGGAAATTCATCTCTTGTTGACCTTTGCAGAAAGGTCGAGTTTGGGTAGAAATATCGCGTAGGTACGAAAGAACGTTAGGGTTGTTTTCTTCGTTCTAGACAACGTGTGGGAAAAAGCCGTCGTCTGATGAATCAATTAATCGAGTTAAACGAACTCTAGCGTGTTTCCATTCGCCTACTCGCAAGGATCCATCGGATCGACTATCTTGAAATAATGTTTGCACATTATTTCGGTCCCGTAGCTAATATCAGTCCGCAGTTGGAAATATCTTGCCGGTGAAACTGATTTCTACGCGTCACGGATTTTCTCCGTTTATCGGAAATaaatagaaagagagaaggaatCGGATGAGAATGGATAGAAAGACGGATGATCAGGGAATCGAGGGGGAAGAGAGTAGGATAGAGGAAGAAGAATCCATAATCCGTTGTCTGGCGACAGTCAAGCTATTgctttttctcctttcctcgaGAATCCCTACCCTTTCCTTGGCTGAGTTCAAAGCACCCCATTTATAATGACGATGCCCGTATCCTTAACCAAGGACGATCCTTCCTGCGGCTACAAACTCCCACAAGATCCTCATATTGAATTCCTACCCTTTCCACTTCAAAACCTCACGATACCTAGTTATCTGACTTTGAACGTTGGAAAATGGAGATGTATCGCATCGTTTTCAGGTGCATGCTTGATAAATATACGTACACGGTGTCGTGTAACTGATGACGCAAATGAGGTGAATCCTTGcgtaaaattaaactcaaagtGTAGCATAGAATGTTTTGAAATTGTTAAGTAAGGTATTgttttcgagaaaatcgaATTACGGGGGTTAAaatgttatgaaatgtattcGTCAAACACAATGATATCTAAGAAATGTTCTCGAGGGTGGTTCAGCATCAAAAACACACTTTTCTTTGATAAAAAGGGGATCTAAATATAGGTACAAAAGAATACATCCCAATTCATGTACTCATACATGCAGAAAAGTAAACGTAGCAAATTTTAGAATAAGGAAAATGAATAGTCAACTGTACATTCAATGTAAATGAGTATAAAAGCAAAAAGAGCCTTATTTATGGAATGCTTGGATCGCATGTTGGATATTTTTCATACATCAACAAATTATAAAGCAAAAATACAGATATTAAAAAGGTTACGAGCAGATTTTGCGAATTATCGTGGATAAAGGGACAATGGAGTTTTTACGTACAGGATAATTCTGCTATGAATACACGTTAACGGACGGGATACACGTAGGTTTTTGCGTGGCgaaaacatttttcttcggaGAGTAGAAGTTGTACGCAAAACGGACTTTAAGCTGCATCATAAATATGCATTACCTGGAAGCCACCTGCAGGAAGCGACAGTTAAAGCCACGCCGAGCATGTTACAGATTACAATTGCGCAAACAATTCACGACAGTcggaacgaacgaacgaatcCCATAACCATTAACAAAGCTACAAACGCAATTACTTTAACCTCGTGAAATTTAGCTAAACGCTTCGTTAGTAGCATTACAGATCATTAGCCGAATTCTTTCCTACGAATCATAATCACAATCCGAAAATCTCAAACAATGTTAACACTAGATTATCGGAGCGAGTCAATTTTATTGCTATATGTAGAAAAACTTAAATaatctttttttaaacattatgaaatgtatacaaATGCTAATTCCTTCTCCTCTCCACTCCTTAGTTCTAAAAATCCATATGTACAGGCAAAATAGATACATACTCAACATCCGGCAACCTAGTGTTAAGTGTAATAAATCGAAGCGTGAACATCTGAAGACTGTTAATTTCCAAGTTTCGTCGAACCACCTGTCGTATCTACGTACTATTAGTCGGTGCTCGATTTCGTGCGCATACCTTTTCGGGGTTGCCTTAATATATCGGCGTCGGGACGCCGGTACACCGACGTACAGGCACAAAGTGGCAACGGTAGCTTAGATCAAAGCGTTCCTAAAGTTCATTCCGGACGAGTCCACAGCGGTATCGTCGATGCCAAGCCAACGGATAGTTTATGAAGATAAGCAGAAATTCTACGACCTGTAGACCCTGTTGGACGACCGGTATTCTCGATCGTTATTTTTAGCGGGCACCCACTAGAAATCGTCTTCTATTTGCTAGACCGTCCTTTCAATCAACCTAAGTGGACTTGCACCGAAAACGGTAACCTGAAGAAGACCTCCTCGACCAGCTAAAGGCCGGGAATAAGAAAAAGCTTTCGGAAAATATTGTCTGAACGGAATTGCCGTTCGACGTGTTAAAAAGAAGAGACTGCCGAGAAAAGGCAACTAATCTAGCGACCTCGTGAATTTTTGCCCTGTAATGGTCACTTCCATCACCGTTGGAAACTTTCCGACGAATGACGCCACTTgtggtagaaaaaaaaaactaatcGATccgttaaaaaagaaaagaaaaaaatcggTGACGTAAATGAAAGTATCTGTAGGCCAAGACGGGAGTGGAAAAGTTTCGCAACTTTTGAAGCTTAGCTTGTTCGTTGTTATTGGAATAACGAGCACCCTCGTGCCCGTTTCTCATTATCTACCCTGCATGACATCGTTACACCTGTTTGACGTCATTATGGTATCAGATAAGGGACCGTATTCCGATAGGAGAATGTAATTGTTTCAACGATATTAGTTCATGTTTCCGTTGTTTCATTTCGTAGCTATTTATTCTTCGAGGTTTCGGCCAAACGATAATTTCTCCATCAGAAACAGCGGCAGCTTTGTAACGTTACACTCTGATGCAAATTTGATTACCGCTAACAGCAGGAAATTATATTGAAACTAACGAATTTCAGCTTTCGCGAACCGAAAGCAATCGGAATTACATAATTGCTTTTACTGGCAAGAAAATCAGGCTGAGGTTCATTTAAAACGACGTTCCTCGAACACCAcctttttttccttcgaaGAAGGGAACAATTGAATTTAGTAAAGAGTCTTGTTTTCAGAGGGAATCTGAGAGAAAATGAGTGGAAAATATTGTACGCACAAGTAGTCAAGATTTGCCTTTGTTCACGTACGATAACTATGATAGTTTCCATGCTGCATAACCTTTCCTTATTTTCTCTCGAAATAAGTTTATCAACCGGCTGTATAACGCGCATGCATACGATTTCATGGGATAGAGAATATCGCAAATATTCATCTGCGAAGCTTTTCGCTCGCTTTGCAAATGCTCGATAAGCGAGAAGAAATAACAGAAATAGAGTAGGTAATACCTTGGGGTATTGAAACGACGTTTAGCTGAAAGCGAAGATTCCGCCAAGGGAAATTTACGGAATCGAAAACGTTCGCAGCACCGTATAGCTCGAATGCGAGAGCACAATTTCATATTCCAGTTACGAGATGTGTATTGTTCAGAACGTACGGAATTAAACTGTTCGATAAGCAACAAGAAAGCGTACAAATACGGTGATACAAAAATGTATTGGCACACTTTGCCTTCTTGCaatcaatttatttcaaagaacAGCATTCTCTTGAAGCAGGATCATTTCTGTTCATAAAGAAGCATACCCGGCTGAAATAATGGCGCGTATGGAGCAGTAATTTCGATTCTTTCATGGTATAACGATTTTGCGTGAACGTCAGGCCGAAATAAAGTTTGGCCGGCCTTTACAAGTGTAAAATAGATTGTCCTCGTTATTGTAGGCGATGCATCTCCATTAACGATGACACATTTCCACGACATGGTGAAAAACGCGGCGTTCAAATGCAACGTTGTTCCCTTTCTAAGTGCGACTTTGCAAAAAGTAGGTCTCTGCCGGAGATATTGtcgttgaaaatattataCGCAGTGAATGGAAAAAAAAGCTCAAGCGGAGGGATTTGCAAGCGCGAATCCTTTGAGCGTGCAACAAAGAAGggggaagaaaaatgaagcatgagaagaaaaagaaatagaatagATCGGGTAAACACTAGCCggaccttttttttttttatttctttcgcacttctttttccttcctttgcTTTGTATTCTGTCCGACAAATTGCCTCGACGTTTCGAATAAAACTATTATTCTATCACGAATTAATCTTTAGGTACGTCTCTACAGTGTTGGATAGAAAAGAGAAAGCAAATAGGAAACATACGCTCGTTGTATACATGAACCACGTTTAAACCAAATATTATAGTTCCTTTGATGGTAATTCGCGTTCATTGTTACGTAATCCCTCGGACGTACTCAGAAATGTAATGTTAACAGAGTTATTAGGTGAATGCAACTGCGAGGGAATGCTCCTAGGGGAAAGAACGCGGTGCATCCGAACACACCGTGCTTCGTACGCActatcttcttttttctttttttttttaattctttctcaACAAACGTGTCGCTGTTCTGTGATCTCGTTCATTCCGTTTCTCACCCTCGAGATCCTCGAGGCTGCCATTGTTACATCGTGCGAGTTCTTTGTCACGAAAGCGGCAGGAATTCGCGCTTTCATGATCACGAATAAATTAACGCGACTCTAAAGCCACTGGCTGCCTAAGAAAATATAACTCGACCGTTCCATTTTCTtcactttcatttttataataactCGAGAGGCACACGTAATCCGAAGTGTCGTGAAAGCATTCCTTTATTAGTCTCGTTTCCCTCGACGTATTTGGATTTCGAGGTGACCCGAATAACCTGCGTCACCTCGCAGCTACGAAATACACAATCGAAAAATATATGACAAAATCGTAAATCGAAGATTTCACGCGTCTAAAGATTTCTTCCCGTTAACCAGTCGTCAATCCCCGAAGAGGTTTCGATCATTTCTGACGGTACACATAGGTAATCGTTCTAAATATTTCCCGCAAGACGAGAGACCGATATCTTCGAGGAGCAGTTGCCAAAAGAAACGAGACACCAATGTTTTTCCTCGAATCAGTTGACCTATTTCTATCGTCAATGCAACCCGGtaaggaataaataaaaagctGCAGTTCGAAATGTAGTCACCTTCCAATAAATAACGGAGCAACATAAATTCCTGTTACATTCGAGTTTCATCCGTGTAATCTCTAGGACTGCAAATCCTCAGAGATTTTCCTATTAATCTTCGCTCCGATTTTCTACTCTACTTTCCCATCAATTCGTGACGAACCGATATGAAACTGAGAGCACCAACGTCCTTCTGTATGATTTACTAGattcgaaataatttttcgttcTATCAAAATATGGGAATAGCTACAATCAACGCGACACTTCAGGACTTAATCTTCCTACGGCTAATcgatttctataaaaattttgtttctgTTTTCTAACAAGCCTATCTCTTCGAGAATTATAAGATGAGCTCGACGATTGTACCGATGTATCCTGGACGACCCTTCGAGGTCTGTATCTGTAACATTATCTTAAAGCGAATATCTGGTAAGTTATTAGCTGTCCAATGGAGTGGCAGGCAAAGGAAGATGCAGGGATGCTGTATCGGCTAAGATTGTCCGTGTCGAGCAACGTATGCAGCAGAGTTTACATTCCCGTAGCACCTCGTAGCTACATCGTTGGCCGGGCAAACGAGAGGAGAGTGGAGTTGGGTGGTCGTGATGGTAGCGTTGATGGAGGATACACGGATGAGAAGGGGTTGGAAAAGCAGTAGTAGGGGATGCTAGGTGAGCGGCAGAACCGGTAGCAGGGGGGTAGTTGGCGGTGGTGGtaggtggtggtggtggttgaAGAAGGGAATGACCCCGTATACCGGGGTCAACCGTTGCACTATGCTTTCTACttccctctctttctttctcttcatcCTCGTAGCTTCTCTTTCTACTCTCTCGCTGTCCCGTAGTCATAGACGAACACTCATGCGCTTTGTTATCACTGTATACCCGACTGTTGGAGGTTACCACCTGAATACACCTACGCGGTCTGTACACGTGCGTCTACCTGCCCGCTTGAACAGGGAGAGTCCGAGCCTAGTGACATTTATGACCGGATATAGAGCAAAGATAAAAGAAGCATTGAAAATCGCTTCCCCTTAGGCTTAACGTGCTAATTCACGATTAATTGTCGAGGAATTGTCGCGAATCTTTACTAACCTCTAATCAGAAGAAAACTTTGCGAATTTATAGACTAATCCGTGACGAAAATAACAGCCCTCTTCGCTAATGTCCTTTGTTATTGCCCACTAAGTGTGTGAATTCGCAAAATTCTTACTGTGCAATACTGTACCTCTTTTGCCCTCGATTTGGTTACGCTTTTGGTAAGTATTGTCGGAATCGTAAAGGTGGTTGAACATTGATTTTTCTATGAAAGGCACTTGGAAAAGAGGATCACACCTTGatacatgtatgtacatgGGAACATTTGTGTATATAAGGGGGCGACGTATGTATGTAAAATCTCAGAGGATGTATAAGATATATTATAGAGGATATCGGCAATGGTCAGTGATCGGGTCTGACCTAGAAATAACTTCTCAAGTGAGGTCGAATACAAAAGTCCGAATAAGAAGAAAATCCAGGATACTTTCGTTATAAATTTAATCCACTTATAAGTATTGGAAACTGAAATTCGTTTATaggttgaaaatgaaatatagaaACGAATGGAATTTCAACTTctccaattttaaatgtacCCAATGTGAAAATTGGATAAAGGAAACGTTGATCTAGTCGTGTTACAGAGATGCCAATGAAATTATCAGATTCACTCTTAACGCTACTCTTTGTTCTATATTTTCATCTTCGAATGGCTTTCCGATAAAAAGAACACCCTATGCACCTTGTACGAACGCTCATTTTACGAACCGTAATTTTCTAACTTTAGTCATTTCAAATATTGCTACGCGAGAAGGTACGTGCGTAATATAAAGTTTGAGAATAATTTGTACGACTTGCAAACATTAAACAGCAATGGGTACAATAAAAACGAAGAGCTAGAGAGAACTGTATacgatgttttaatttcatattccaGCCACGTGTTTGGTTTGCTCGTAAAAAATCGTTCTAGCTGACGTTCAGAAAATTCTGCTGTATATTGCATGCATTTTCATTTCTTGAAGATGATGGAGGGTGTAACCAATTCGTGGAAAATAATACCAACGCGAAAAATGCAAAGTTACAAAGAATATTGTTTCGAAACCATcggcaaaaatgaaaaacctTTCGGTAAACAGCTTCAATTATTAGCATAATTAATGACTTCGGTAACGTTCATCAATTAACGCAACTTTCCAACTTGTTCAATATCCTCGCTAAAAGTCTTCGAACTCTCTTCTCTACCTTGTCTCTCAAATATGTCTTCGTTTCTACGAGTTTGCTTAGAGTTACTAGCACTCCTCGAACAGTTTATTTAGAAGCATGAAAAGAAAGTTTGAAATCTGGCGAGAGCGGTGTAAAATATTCGGGTCGTTTCGAGACGGCCATCCTGCGCTGCTGCTCTAACGTTACTTCACCCACGCCTCTATAACTCTATTTCTTCTCTTCTCGGTTTCGGTCTAGAATGAAATAACTTATCTACCGGCAACAATATTTACATAGACAGGAAGGTAAAGTAGTTTCCCATGCGAGGAAAAAATCATCGGAATTTCATAATAAAGTATATCGACGCCAAAGTATCATTCCGCTGAATCttatgttaaaataaaatagtttttcgccaatataattaattttgtatttaagaaaatatgaCTCGCTTGTTTCATTAACTCGAGTTGGTGTCCTGAAAACGTaaagatagaagaaaaataataagaagaaaagaCTCACCCGTGACGCTGAGCAGCGACATGTTCGAAGATGTTCTAGTAGATCGGCTTAACGCTGAGAGTTTCGCTTAATTGGCCAAGCTGCACTTGATGTGACGTGGAGATCCGTAGGAAAACGATGCAGCTATATAACGAGACACGTTGGATCGAAGAAGCACACTCGCGTATACGACGTATAACCCCCTTTCCGCACCGATAtattactattttctttcgtACTGTGCGTCTGTACCACGTATTACGTGGGTACACGAGAAACACGCGTGTGTATTTATACGTGCATATATACTCGTATATAGATATATCTATACGTATATATGTGTTGCGTgtaatgtatgtatataatacgtattcgtatatatatatatatatatatgtatgtatatgtgtgTATGTACGTAAATATTACagagaaagaaacaaagaaaaagggaGGAGGAAGAGGGAGACAAAGATGGATACaatacgtatatatacgtGTCGCGATATGGCGCTACACGAATCGAAATTTCAAGGCAGGAGTACGAATGCAACGGGCAGTCCGATATCACACTTTCCCGTTcttttgttttctattttccctcgtattatttttctctcccttttcACGTATAGCCACCCCTATTCGTAACGTTTTCTCTCTGTTTTCTCTGAAACGAGTTGTCCCGTAACACCGGCACGCGTGTGTACCAACACCAACGGACAACAACTGTCCTTTCTATCCGGGCAAAGTTGTCTCGCGATGCTCTGTCTCGTGTCCGCGTAAATGTACCGCGAATGCCGGTGAATTCTCACGTATACGCGACCTAGGGACAACGGAACCGTGAAAGCGTCGAGCGTTCAAATTTACGACTCTCATACGCGCACCACTTCGGCTCTCGTTGACTTTGGTCACTGACTTCCACGAGGTATTCACGCGCGTACGCACGTTTGTTCGCTAATCCCCGTACCTTAACGAGTATCTTAGAAGCTCGTTATTTAATGACCGCCAGATCGGTTAACGTACTGATCGCGTCGAACTGTTATGCACGAGGATCGTTCCGTTTCGGTCGTAATCTTTACACGCCGGTACTGTGTGAAATCGCACTCGACGTAACATATACGCACACGTACAGACACAGACAGAGATATATAGATAGATAGAGAGAAAGATAgcgtgagagagagagagagagagagagagagaaaggggcTGTTGGTCATGCAGAAAATCGTGCTCGTACGTTCTGATAATTAAGGCAGTTACTGTCCACGCTCGCGAACACTGTTATTTCCTTCTCTATTCCTCTCGGCACGTTCTCCGTTTCCTGTTCACCGTGTTCCACGTCCTGTTGCTCCTTCGTTTTTGGCTCGGTCGATGCGGCTAACAACTTAGCACACGTAGCTTTCCCTTGCGGTTCGTCGATCCTCTCGACCGGTATCGGCAAGTCGTCCTCGTGGTCTTTGTCGAGCGTGCGGCGATCTAGCTTGAATAACGACTTTGAAGCGGCGATGCCAACACGAGGGTTGTAGtgatagtaatagtgatagtAGTACGGGAACGGGAACGGCAACGGCAGCGCCAACGCGACGCGGCTGCTGGTCCTGTGCAGGTCGGTGGCCACGGTGTCGGTGTCGGTGTCGATGTTGTCATCTACCCGGCCGGAACGAGGCAGCATCGCCGTGACACCGGAGGGTGCTTGTTCTGACCGCTTTTGTGCACCGTAGTTTCGGCCGAGCGCCTCTCGCTTCAGGAGGAGCGCCCACCGTGCCACCTTTCTCGTTATTATCATAGTAGCAGGGGCTGCAGTGCATGCGCCGGTTTGCACGTATCCCGTGCTCGTCAAGGAATCGTACACCAACGATAGGCGCGACGTCCTCGTCGTTGTCTCGAGGCACAACCGGTTACGAGCATTTCACCGTGATTCGAAGGAGAATAGGGACGGATAAGAAATACACGGTCTACCAAAACGAATCAGACCAGACGGTACAACACgcgtgtatatgtatatgtacagaGCCGAGTCTCGCGAGTAATTTTTCAGATGGgaattgagaaaaaaaaaagagggacgcgaaacaagagagagagatagagaaaCGTAGGGTgaagaaaggaggaaaaaaCGAAGGTGTAGGAAGGATAGGGAAAAGGGGGTGACGAAAACCACGCACCACGAGCTAAATCAACCGAAATTATTACGAACGGGACAATCTAGTTCACACTGTTACTGGGTTTTCCTTGTTCCTCGCACTGATCGCGACGTCCCGTCGTTGCACGTTGTTTCTCTGATTGTTGATGATTTACGATATGAAACACGAGATTACACTGTGGCCACGGTCGTGTACGGTGTTCCGGATACACTACCACATTAATGCGGTGAAACGTTGTTGCGAACGTACGCGGACTGCTCGACGTCGAGCACTGTGCGGACGGAGACGCCTCCGACACGCCGCCGCCATCTTGCTACGTCAAGCGGGTAACATAGCGCAGGCGTTGTTTCCGACGAACCTAGGCGAGCGCCACCGACGGGAACCGATCGCTCTGACGAGCAACCACGAATCACCTACCCCTTTCGGCTATACTTGCACAACTACCGTGTATTTTGCTCTgattgtttcttcattttttaattcgaCGTTTCTATTAACGATCGCATCTTTCATCGATGTAGTCACGGTTCTTTTTCTGACCTTTCGCAatctttttcatatttttccgACTTGTTCTTCCTACCATTCGATTCTTTTATACTGcttttttaatacatatatatatatatatatatattactgGTGATATGTAATACGCAGACGCGTGTACTTGCTGTTAATTATTGCGATAGGCATCGTGCCAGATAGAGTTTAAACGCCTTTCGCGTACAGGAATCCCCACGTGGAATGTTACACGAGAAATTGATTAAGCGAGGCACGAGTACGAATTGGGAATCTATCTTTAATGGGTTCCTTGACTTTCCGTTCGAACGCTTCGTTTAGTCTAGCATTCTAATGCAAAAGGACAGTAATTTCTCGATTGCAGCTGATTACAGCCTTGAAACTCTGAAAAGCTGTTCTaattctcttctcttctatTGCATTAAATTCTTCAATACCACAGACTGAATTATCTCGTGAAGCCAAAAATTACGTTGCTTATGTATGAGCAATGATATAACCATTAACTTTGTTAGCTTAAAATACGTTGACCCCGTGGattttaaatgattaattagCTCATCACGATAAATATACGAAAAGCATTCTTATTCGCGTGATAAGAAGACACGCAGTGTCTACAACTCACTGTTTTCACAAATTGTATATCATTTGTCAagcaattataatataaaaaataccataaaaattccattttctttgttcaaaataatattttaaactaCGCTTTATCCATTCTGGAAATCTTAAATCAATTGGTTTAAGGACAAAATTAAGCGGAAATGCGATACGGAAGTATCAATAACAGGTTCATTGCTCCCAACCTAGCTTCAAATGGTGACTTGTACTACTGGGAAATCGTCTCCCTTGTTCTGCGGTAATACTACTCGCTCTCGGTCTCTATAGTAATACGCTGCTACTCATATCCGTGTCCATACACTGCGTAAACTTATTCAATCTCCTGCAATGTTATGCATAAGCAATCGTATATCCCGGTCGAAACACCGTATTCTTCATTCTAAAActactaattgaaattaaaaagaatttcatgTATATCAACAGCAACAAGTTACAAACAGAAAACAAAGATCTGGAATAGTTAATAAGGATGTGCTTCtcgttaaataattatcaactTCTAAAATATGGCCAATGCAATGTGAAGTAATTTAACTGAGAGCTACACAAATAAACCTTCGTGATAGAATTTTATGAATAAGAAATATGCGGTGTATAGTACTACCAATGTGCTCTACACCTGCTGAACTGTAGTATCTTTAGATTTACGTAATAGATACCTATTCTCCTTACAATTAGAggagaataataaattacataaCAGAGTTGCTGGACTTCACAGTTCGAAgtgagaaaaatatttctgaaaaatagTTGGTTTACGGTCGAAGAAAAGCAGAACTTTGGTGGCTCGCTTTCAATGCGTCGTGTTGGCGGTCGTCTTACTCGTTTAAGGCATCACACGAAAACCATTTTAACCCCCCAGATCTTCTCTCAACTCCTGCCTGACATCTGATCATTCGCCCACGTTTGACATTCTAAGTGCAAGAATGACGTAACGTATAAACGCTTCTATCGTGTCTCGAATGCCACTCGCAGACATTTCTTATCCTTTGTTATACGAACATTGTATTGCAAATGTTATGCATTAACAAACGGGTGTTTCAGTGATCTCCTCTCGTGTGGCTAATTGTACttgtaattaaattgtttTGAAGAGCCTTCAGTTACCTTTGGTTGCATGGATGAATTATAATGAATTATAGGCGCACAGCTGTACGGAAGGATTCATTAATATTCGAAGCACGTTTCAAATGGTCTTCCGCTAAATTGAAACTTGCAATAGAAACCGCGTTTCGTTCATTTTCTTCATTCAATTTGACGAAACTTTGCCAACGAAGTTTCTTCCACTGATTTCCCTAGGTTCCATTGTGATACGTTCCCCTTCACTCAAACAGAGCATTCAGATTGTTATAGCTTTATTTAGTAATTCAATTACTAGTGTGATACCTTGATACATGAATGCTTTGTCCGTTATCCGGGCACAAGATCCTCTTAATCTCATGTcagaaattagaaaatcatAGACGTGATGTAATAACATTGCTGTCAATCTAATGTTAAAGGCAAAATCCTTATTTAAATGCAAACATTTGATACGTTTTGCAAAGATTAAATGTCGTCCCGCGCTGGTACACGTACATGgcataaaaatattcatacaTGGAGTGGGTTACGTGttatatttaaaagttaaaCGTCAGGATCACGAATAGGGCAGTTATCAAAATGTTCAggtagaaataaaatttacggAATAATATGCATGTAAATTGCCTCAGTTTCAATATCAGCTGTGATGTTACTTGTATTTAAAGATGTTGTCAAAAAATAATGTGTGCTTATCTATTGAAAATGTCTATGGTAGATAAAATATGCTAATAGTTGCAACCGTATTGATTAATCGACCAGCTAGTTTCGTTAATGTAGACATGAAGAGAACGTCAATACCGAAATTCTGTGTTACACATCAGCCATTAATTGTACGTGTATTACATTCC comes from Osmia bicornis bicornis chromosome 4, iOsmBic2.1, whole genome shotgun sequence and encodes:
- the LOC114873990 gene encoding uncharacterized protein LOC114873990 is translated as MIITRKVARWALLLKREALGRNYGAQKRSEQAPSGVTAMLPRSGRVDDNIDTDTDTVATDLHRTSSRVALALPLPFPFPYYYHYYYHYNPRVGIAASKSLFKLDRRTLDKDHEDDLPIPVERIDEPQGKATCAKLLAASTEPKTKEQQDVEHGEQETENVPRGIEKEITVFASVDSNCLNYQNVRARFSA